From the Excalfactoria chinensis isolate bCotChi1 chromosome 1, bCotChi1.hap2, whole genome shotgun sequence genome, one window contains:
- the COX17 gene encoding cytochrome c oxidase copper chaperone has protein sequence MSTVAAASCDSKGAGETRDEKKPLKPCCACPETKKARDACIIEKGEENCRHLIEAHKECMRALGFKI, from the exons ATGTCGACGGTAGCGGCTGCCAGCTGCGACTCCAAGGGCGCTGGGGAGACGCGGGACGAGAAGAAGCCGCTGAAGCCCTGCTGCGCCTGTCCAGAGACCAAGAAGGCGCGGGACGCCTG catcATTGAGAAGGGGGAAGAAAACTGCAGGCATTTAATTGAAGCTCACAAAGAGTGTATGAGAGCTCTGGGCTTTAAGATATGA